A region of Streptomyces sp. TG1A-60 DNA encodes the following proteins:
- a CDS encoding helix-turn-helix domain-containing protein, producing the protein MGKSLVRQVADVFGPEARIGLGTVVETLADLPGSRRSADLALRALLSTGEHRTVAFASEVAETIALNQMLDTLTGSALAPETPVARLVAFDARQGGGTMVQTLRAYLDHFGHVPDTARALGVHANSLRHRISRLTEVSGLDLGSTDARLLAQLQLRLLDGGRET; encoded by the coding sequence CTGGGGAAGTCACTGGTCCGGCAGGTGGCCGACGTGTTCGGGCCGGAAGCGAGAATCGGTCTGGGCACGGTGGTCGAGACCCTGGCGGACCTGCCCGGGTCCCGCCGGTCGGCGGACCTGGCACTGAGGGCCCTGCTCTCGACGGGAGAACACCGCACCGTCGCCTTCGCGAGCGAGGTGGCCGAGACGATCGCCCTGAACCAGATGCTGGACACGCTGACGGGGTCGGCCCTGGCACCGGAGACACCGGTGGCACGCCTGGTGGCGTTCGACGCCCGGCAGGGCGGGGGCACCATGGTGCAGACCCTGCGGGCGTACCTCGACCACTTCGGCCACGTGCCGGACACCGCACGCGCGCTGGGTGTGCACGCGAACAGCCTGCGGCACCGGATCAGCCGACTCACCGAGGTGTCCGGGCTCGACCTCGGCAGTACGGACGCCCGGCTCCTCGCCCAGCTGCAACTGCGCCTTCTCGACGGCGGCCGGGAGACGTGA
- a CDS encoding LacI family DNA-binding transcriptional regulator: MAANRRPTLADVAREVGVSAKTVSRVLNEDGPASARTRQQVLAAVAKLGFQPNLMARNIRVGGPDTTVGLVIPDLGNPFFGAVASSIEDTVRDRGLTLLMGSSADDPDRERALTDKFLARRISVLMVVPSVGADHSHLKSPRAAGLPVVFLDRPGSGLATDNVVSTNRTGAHDGVAHLIAHGHRRIGFIGDLPTKLYTRRERLAGYRSALQEAGLPADRSLITNAHDQHGASTATSQLLGLADPPTALFAGNNIVALGIVTELARTGRKDVAVVAFDDVALAEALEPALTVVAQNPEEIGTTAANTALARLDGDRSRARTITVPTRLIVRGSGERPARMPRKA; the protein is encoded by the coding sequence ATGGCAGCGAACCGCCGCCCCACCCTGGCCGACGTCGCCCGAGAAGTGGGCGTCAGCGCCAAAACCGTCTCCCGCGTCCTCAACGAGGACGGACCCGCCTCGGCCCGGACCCGGCAACAGGTCCTGGCCGCCGTGGCCAAGCTCGGCTTCCAGCCGAACCTCATGGCCCGCAACATCCGCGTCGGCGGACCCGACACCACCGTCGGACTGGTCATCCCCGACCTCGGCAACCCCTTCTTCGGAGCCGTGGCCAGCAGCATCGAGGACACCGTCCGCGACCGCGGCCTGACCCTGCTCATGGGCTCCTCCGCCGATGACCCCGACCGCGAACGCGCACTGACGGACAAGTTCCTCGCCCGCCGCATCAGCGTCCTGATGGTCGTGCCGTCCGTCGGCGCCGACCACTCCCACCTCAAGTCCCCCCGCGCCGCCGGCCTGCCCGTCGTCTTCCTCGACCGCCCGGGATCGGGTTTGGCCACGGACAACGTCGTCAGCACCAACCGCACGGGCGCCCACGACGGAGTGGCCCATCTGATCGCCCACGGCCACCGGCGCATCGGCTTCATCGGCGACCTCCCCACCAAGCTCTACACTCGCCGCGAGCGCCTGGCCGGCTACCGCTCCGCCCTCCAGGAAGCAGGCCTCCCCGCCGACCGCTCCCTGATCACCAACGCCCACGACCAGCACGGTGCCTCCACCGCCACCTCCCAACTCCTGGGCCTGGCCGATCCCCCCACCGCCCTGTTCGCCGGCAACAACATCGTCGCGCTGGGCATCGTCACCGAACTCGCCCGCACCGGCCGCAAGGACGTGGCGGTCGTCGCCTTCGACGACGTGGCCCTCGCGGAAGCCCTCGAACCCGCCCTGACCGTCGTCGCCCAGAACCCCGAGGAGATCGGCACAACCGCGGCGAACACCGCTCTGGCCCGCCTGGACGGGGACCGCTCGCGCGCCCGCACCATCACGGTCCCCACCCGCCTCATCGTCCGGGGGTCGGGGGAGCGGCCCGCTCGGATGCCGCGGAAGGCGTGA
- a CDS encoding ATP-binding cassette domain-containing protein → MTATSPTPVLQARGLVKRYGHVTAIDGADFDLLPGEVLAVIGDNGAGKTSLIKALTGAVTPDAGEIRLNGEPITFSGPQSARAHGIETVYQDLAVAASMDIASNMFLGRELRRPGVLGSVFRMLDKKRMREEAAEHMADLKIGLRSLTQAVETLSGGQRQAVAVARSVAWARSVVVMDEPTAALGVKESGQVLDLIRRVRDKGMPVVLISHNMPHVFEIADRIHVHRLGRRAAVIKPADHSMAEVVAIMTGALTVDEAGGTVVADSEAAKAAGVQAN, encoded by the coding sequence ATGACCGCCACCTCCCCCACCCCCGTGCTGCAGGCCCGCGGTCTGGTCAAGCGCTACGGCCATGTCACCGCCATCGACGGCGCCGACTTCGACCTGCTGCCCGGCGAGGTCCTCGCCGTCATCGGCGACAACGGCGCCGGCAAGACCAGCCTGATCAAGGCCCTCACCGGCGCGGTGACCCCCGACGCGGGCGAGATACGCCTCAACGGCGAGCCCATCACCTTCTCCGGGCCGCAGAGCGCCCGCGCCCACGGCATCGAGACGGTCTATCAGGACCTCGCCGTGGCCGCCTCCATGGACATCGCCTCGAACATGTTCCTCGGACGCGAGCTGCGCCGCCCCGGAGTCCTCGGCAGTGTCTTCCGCATGCTCGACAAGAAGCGCATGCGCGAGGAGGCCGCCGAGCACATGGCCGACCTGAAGATCGGCCTGCGCTCGCTGACCCAGGCGGTCGAGACCCTCTCCGGCGGTCAGCGGCAGGCCGTCGCCGTCGCCCGTTCCGTCGCCTGGGCGCGCAGCGTCGTCGTCATGGACGAGCCCACCGCCGCCCTCGGCGTCAAGGAGTCCGGTCAGGTCCTCGACCTCATCCGCCGCGTCCGGGACAAGGGCATGCCGGTCGTCCTGATCAGCCACAACATGCCGCACGTCTTCGAGATCGCCGACCGGATCCACGTCCACCGGCTGGGCAGGCGCGCCGCCGTGATCAAGCCCGCCGACCACTCCATGGCGGAGGTCGTCGCCATCATGACCGGTGCGCTCACCGTGGACGAGGCCGGAGGTACCGTCGTGGCGGATTCCGAGGCAGCGAAGGCCGCGGGAGTTCAGGCCAACTGA
- a CDS encoding ABC transporter permease gives MTATTTPPGTSSPYAELKAPTTARRLLTAPTTGPLVALLLACAFFSLSTDQFLTGGNFSLIVQQVMVVGTLAIGQTLIILTAGIDLSCGAVMAFGSIVIAKMAAEGTLPPLAAIALGLVVCGGFALLNGLLVQKIPLPPFIVTLGMLNVAFALTHIYSEEQTVTNLPGPLTALGQTFPLGGTDITYGSLVTIALFLLLAYALSNTGWGRHVYALGNSPEAARLNGIRTSRLTIGVYTVAGVIYGIAALLLISRTGVGDPQAGQTDNLDSITAVVLGGTSLFGGRGSVLGTFIGVLIVGVFRNGLQLMGVASIYQTLITGVLVILAVTVDQLSRKKAR, from the coding sequence ATGACAGCCACGACCACGCCCCCGGGCACGTCCTCGCCGTACGCCGAACTCAAGGCACCGACCACGGCCCGCCGACTGCTCACGGCACCGACCACCGGCCCGCTGGTCGCACTCCTCCTGGCCTGTGCCTTCTTCTCCCTCTCGACCGACCAGTTCCTCACGGGCGGCAACTTCTCGCTGATCGTGCAGCAGGTGATGGTCGTCGGCACCCTCGCCATCGGGCAGACCCTGATCATCCTCACGGCGGGCATCGACCTGTCGTGCGGTGCCGTGATGGCGTTCGGCAGCATCGTGATCGCCAAGATGGCCGCCGAGGGCACCCTGCCCCCGCTTGCCGCCATCGCCCTGGGGCTGGTCGTCTGCGGCGGCTTCGCGCTGCTCAACGGGCTGCTGGTGCAGAAGATCCCGCTGCCGCCGTTCATCGTCACCCTCGGCATGCTCAACGTGGCGTTCGCGCTGACCCACATCTACTCCGAGGAGCAGACGGTCACCAACCTGCCGGGCCCGCTGACGGCCCTCGGGCAGACCTTCCCGCTCGGCGGCACCGACATCACCTACGGTTCCCTGGTCACCATCGCCCTGTTCCTCCTCCTCGCCTACGCGCTGAGCAACACCGGCTGGGGCCGGCACGTCTACGCACTGGGCAACAGCCCGGAAGCGGCCCGGCTGAACGGCATCCGCACCTCCCGCCTGACCATCGGCGTCTACACCGTGGCCGGCGTCATCTACGGCATCGCCGCGCTGCTGCTCATCTCCCGCACCGGAGTCGGCGACCCCCAGGCGGGCCAGACCGACAACCTCGACAGCATCACGGCCGTGGTCCTCGGCGGCACCAGCCTCTTCGGCGGACGCGGTTCGGTCCTGGGCACCTTCATCGGCGTTCTCATCGTCGGCGTCTTCCGCAACGGCTTGCAGCTGATGGGCGTCGCCTCCATCTACCAGACCCTGATCACCGGCGTCCTGGTGATCCTCGCGGTGACCGTCGACCAGCTCTCCCGGAAGAAGGCCCGATGA
- a CDS encoding sugar ABC transporter substrate-binding protein: MSRTTRLSSSLLRAAAVAGVAGLTLTACGSGSGSTSAGSDSGEVKVGLITKTDTNPFFVKMKEGAEKAAEAEGVKLMTAAGKFDGDNAGQVTAIENMVASGAKGILITPSDSKAIVPAIEKAKAKGVLVIALDTPTDPESAVDALFATDNLKAGELIGEYAKAAMGGKAAKIATLDLAPGVSVGVQRHNGFLKGFGIEEGDPSVVCSQDTGGDQAKGQTAMENCLQKEPDINVVYTINEPAALGAYTALKAKGREKDVLIVSVDGGCTGTEAVKDGKIAATSQQYPLKMAAEGVKAVVTYAKDGEKASGYTDTGVTLITDKAQDGITSKDTVYGLENCWG; this comes from the coding sequence ATGTCTCGTACCACTCGCCTGTCCTCTTCCCTCCTCAGAGCCGCCGCTGTCGCGGGCGTCGCGGGCCTCACCCTGACGGCCTGCGGATCCGGCTCCGGATCGACTTCCGCCGGCTCCGATTCGGGCGAGGTCAAGGTCGGTCTGATCACCAAGACCGACACCAACCCGTTCTTCGTGAAGATGAAGGAGGGCGCCGAGAAGGCCGCGGAGGCCGAGGGCGTCAAACTGATGACGGCGGCCGGCAAGTTCGACGGCGACAACGCCGGTCAGGTCACGGCCATCGAGAACATGGTCGCCTCCGGCGCGAAGGGCATCCTGATCACCCCGAGCGACTCCAAGGCCATCGTGCCCGCGATCGAGAAGGCCAAGGCCAAGGGCGTCCTGGTCATCGCCCTGGACACCCCGACCGACCCGGAGAGCGCGGTCGACGCCCTCTTCGCCACCGACAACCTCAAGGCCGGCGAACTGATCGGCGAGTACGCCAAGGCCGCCATGGGCGGCAAGGCCGCCAAGATAGCCACCCTCGACCTCGCGCCGGGAGTGTCCGTCGGCGTCCAGCGGCACAACGGCTTCCTCAAGGGCTTCGGCATCGAGGAGGGCGACCCCTCCGTCGTCTGCTCCCAGGACACCGGCGGCGACCAGGCCAAGGGCCAGACGGCGATGGAGAACTGCCTCCAGAAGGAGCCGGACATCAACGTCGTCTACACCATCAACGAGCCGGCCGCGCTGGGCGCGTACACCGCGCTCAAGGCCAAGGGCCGGGAGAAGGACGTGCTGATCGTCTCCGTCGACGGCGGCTGCACCGGGACCGAGGCGGTCAAGGACGGCAAGATCGCCGCCACCTCGCAGCAGTACCCGCTGAAGATGGCCGCCGAGGGCGTCAAGGCCGTGGTGACGTACGCCAAGGACGGCGAGAAGGCGTCCGGTTACACCGACACCGGCGTCACCCTGATCACCGACAAGGCCCAGGACGGCATCACCTCCAAGGACACCGTCTACGGCCTGGAGAACTGCTGGGGCTAG
- a CDS encoding carbohydrate kinase, translating into MSPRQITVLGECVADAFAEPAGTSTELALRVLPGGGPANTAVALARLGTPARFLARLSGDVFGRLFRAHLEASGVDLSSAVQAAEPSTLAVAELDDRGQAAFSFHAQNTADWQWTAEELARVDLSGTACVHTGSLALVREPGAAVVEDFLARAAPDTTLSIDPNVRPLLVHPDVYRARLTHWCALADVLRLSEDDLELLLPGTPPEQACDIWHAAGARLVVITRGADGVLASLDGERIQVPAVPTRVADTVGAGDSFTAGLLHHLGGRGLLGGRLTGLRLDDVAEACRFAVRVASLTCSVAGPNPPWQSRLAQLAAADHV; encoded by the coding sequence ATGAGCCCGCGTCAGATCACCGTCCTGGGGGAGTGCGTCGCGGACGCCTTCGCCGAACCCGCCGGCACCTCGACCGAACTCGCCCTGCGTGTCCTGCCGGGCGGCGGACCCGCGAACACGGCTGTGGCCCTGGCCAGGCTCGGCACCCCCGCCCGCTTCCTCGCGCGGTTGTCCGGTGACGTGTTCGGCCGCCTCTTCCGCGCCCACCTGGAGGCGTCCGGGGTGGATCTGTCGAGTGCCGTCCAGGCCGCTGAGCCCAGCACACTGGCCGTGGCGGAACTGGACGACCGGGGGCAGGCCGCGTTCTCCTTCCACGCGCAGAACACGGCCGACTGGCAGTGGACGGCCGAGGAACTGGCGCGGGTGGACCTGTCCGGCACCGCCTGCGTCCACACCGGATCCCTGGCCCTCGTGCGGGAACCCGGCGCGGCGGTGGTGGAGGACTTCCTGGCGAGGGCCGCCCCTGACACGACCCTCAGCATCGACCCCAATGTCCGGCCACTGCTGGTGCACCCCGACGTCTACCGCGCCCGGCTGACGCACTGGTGCGCCCTCGCCGATGTCCTCCGGCTGAGCGAGGACGACCTGGAACTCCTGCTGCCGGGCACCCCGCCCGAGCAGGCGTGCGACATCTGGCATGCGGCCGGGGCGCGGCTCGTCGTGATCACGCGCGGTGCCGACGGCGTACTGGCCTCGCTCGACGGGGAACGGATCCAGGTTCCCGCCGTGCCGACTCGGGTCGCCGACACGGTCGGGGCGGGCGACTCCTTCACCGCCGGGCTGCTGCACCACCTCGGCGGCCGTGGTCTCCTCGGCGGCCGGCTCACCGGACTCCGCCTGGACGACGTGGCGGAGGCCTGCCGGTTCGCGGTCCGGGTGGCATCCCTGACCTGCTCGGTCGCCGGTCCCAATCCGCCGTGGCAGAGCCGGCTGGCGCAGCTCGCCGCAGCCGACCACGTGTGA
- a CDS encoding GH32 C-terminal domain-containing protein, translated as MSSGRVSRHARTRMMAAVATVCALSAAPLAPSAVAADTPPYTETYRPQFHFTPEKNWMNDPNGLVYYKGEYHLFYQYNPNGNSWGDMSWGHAVSKDLVHWRELPLALSHDDEEMVFSGSAVVDWNNTTGFGTKKNPPMVAVYTSAYKNGGKQAQSLAYSTDRGRTWTKYQGNPVIDIGSKEFRDPKVQWYAPTGSWLMTVSLSAEHKVRFYSSKNLKDWELQSEFGPAGATGGVWECPDLFPLAVDGDRKNIKWVLVVNINPGGIAGGSAAQYFIGDFDGKKFTADDKGTYTPPTGTVVQDFEGTDFGTWTTTGTAFGEGPAAGAVDGQGTVDGFDGKGLANSFHGGDGATGTLTSPEFTVDSPYLNFKVGGGRHPHEAGTGMDRTPPEGTVLADFEGGTYGDWTTTGDAFGTAPAPGTLPNQQEVSGFLGDGLVNTFLNGDTTTGTLTSPEFTLDKNHINFLIGGGNHPAGSADPTALELLVDGEVVRSATGKDGEALNWASWDVGELAGKKARIRIVDDNTGGWGHINVDHIMLSDTKAQPVSQETSVNLLVDGQVVRSATGADSETLDWASFDLRPYTGKKAKIQIVDMNNAGWGHVLADRFTEADTAAKSVVQRADWADYGKDYYAAVSWENAPGGKRYMVGWMSNWDYSGAVPTSPWRGAQSVPREMALRTINGQTRLTSEPVGSLESLRKQRPATASGVTVKSTSKPLISRGAKGKALDIEATFSLKDADRFGLKVRTGAGGEETVIGYDATTEELYVDRTRSGAVDFHSTFPGVQTAPLKAENGKVKLRILVDWSSVEVFGGSGEAVITDQIFPDPASQGVEVFAENGSVKLDKAVVWHLDSAHG; from the coding sequence ATGAGCTCTGGACGTGTATCCCGGCATGCCCGCACACGGATGATGGCGGCGGTGGCGACCGTCTGCGCCCTGTCCGCAGCGCCGCTGGCTCCTTCAGCCGTCGCTGCCGACACCCCGCCGTACACCGAGACCTACAGACCCCAGTTCCACTTCACGCCGGAGAAGAACTGGATGAACGACCCCAACGGGCTCGTGTACTACAAGGGCGAGTACCACCTCTTCTACCAGTACAACCCGAACGGCAACTCCTGGGGCGACATGTCCTGGGGGCACGCGGTGAGCAAGGACCTCGTGCACTGGAGGGAGCTGCCGCTCGCCCTGTCGCACGACGACGAGGAGATGGTGTTCTCCGGCAGCGCGGTCGTCGACTGGAACAACACCACCGGTTTCGGCACGAAGAAGAACCCGCCCATGGTGGCGGTCTACACCAGTGCCTACAAGAACGGCGGCAAGCAGGCCCAGTCGCTCGCCTACAGCACCGACCGGGGCCGGACCTGGACCAAGTACCAGGGCAATCCCGTCATCGACATCGGCTCCAAGGAGTTCCGCGACCCCAAGGTCCAGTGGTACGCGCCGACCGGGAGCTGGCTGATGACGGTGTCGCTGTCCGCCGAGCACAAGGTGAGGTTCTACTCGTCGAAGAACCTCAAGGACTGGGAACTGCAGAGCGAGTTCGGGCCGGCCGGCGCGACGGGCGGCGTGTGGGAGTGCCCGGACCTGTTCCCCCTCGCGGTCGACGGGGACAGGAAGAACATCAAGTGGGTCCTGGTCGTCAACATCAACCCCGGTGGCATCGCCGGTGGTTCGGCCGCCCAGTACTTCATCGGCGACTTCGACGGCAAGAAGTTCACCGCCGACGACAAGGGCACCTACACCCCGCCCACCGGCACGGTGGTGCAGGACTTCGAGGGCACCGACTTCGGTACGTGGACGACCACCGGCACCGCCTTCGGCGAGGGACCGGCGGCCGGGGCCGTGGACGGGCAGGGCACCGTCGACGGCTTCGACGGCAAGGGCCTCGCCAACAGCTTCCACGGCGGTGACGGCGCCACCGGCACACTCACCTCACCCGAATTCACCGTGGACAGCCCCTACCTGAACTTCAAGGTCGGTGGCGGGCGGCATCCGCACGAGGCCGGAACCGGCATGGACAGAACTCCGCCCGAGGGCACGGTCCTCGCCGACTTCGAAGGCGGCACCTACGGCGACTGGACGACCACCGGAGACGCCTTCGGCACCGCGCCTGCCCCCGGCACCCTCCCCAACCAGCAGGAGGTCTCCGGATTCCTGGGAGACGGCCTGGTCAACACCTTCCTGAACGGCGACACCACCACCGGCACCCTCACCTCGCCGGAGTTCACCCTCGACAAGAACCACATCAACTTCCTCATCGGCGGCGGCAACCACCCCGCCGGCTCCGCCGACCCCACCGCCCTCGAACTCCTCGTCGACGGCGAAGTGGTGCGCAGCGCCACCGGAAAGGACGGCGAGGCGCTCAACTGGGCCTCCTGGGACGTCGGCGAACTCGCCGGCAAGAAGGCGCGGATCAGGATCGTCGACGACAACACCGGCGGCTGGGGCCACATCAACGTCGACCACATCATGCTGTCCGACACCAAGGCCCAGCCCGTCTCCCAGGAGACGTCCGTCAACCTGCTCGTCGACGGGCAGGTCGTCCGCAGCGCCACCGGCGCCGACAGCGAGACGCTGGACTGGGCCTCGTTCGACCTGCGTCCCTACACGGGCAAGAAGGCGAAGATCCAGATCGTCGACATGAACAACGCCGGCTGGGGCCACGTCCTGGCCGACCGGTTCACCGAAGCCGACACCGCCGCCAAGTCCGTCGTGCAGCGCGCCGACTGGGCCGACTACGGCAAGGACTACTACGCGGCCGTGTCCTGGGAGAACGCCCCGGGCGGCAAGCGGTACATGGTCGGCTGGATGAGCAACTGGGACTACAGCGGCGCCGTCCCCACCTCCCCCTGGCGCGGCGCGCAGAGCGTTCCCCGGGAGATGGCCCTGCGCACGATCAACGGCCAGACCCGGCTGACCAGCGAGCCGGTGGGCAGCCTGGAGTCCCTCCGGAAGCAGCGCCCGGCGACGGCGTCAGGCGTCACCGTCAAGAGCACGTCCAAGCCGCTGATCAGCCGCGGGGCCAAGGGCAAGGCACTCGACATCGAGGCCACCTTCTCCCTCAAGGACGCCGACCGCTTCGGACTGAAGGTGCGCACCGGCGCCGGCGGCGAGGAGACCGTCATCGGCTACGACGCCACGACCGAGGAGCTGTACGTCGACCGCACCCGCTCCGGCGCCGTGGACTTCCACAGCACCTTCCCCGGCGTCCAGACAGCGCCGCTGAAGGCCGAGAACGGCAAGGTCAAGCTGCGGATCCTCGTCGACTGGTCGTCCGTCGAGGTCTTCGGCGGCAGCGGCGAAGCCGTGATCACCGACCAGATCTTCCCCGACCCCGCCAGCCAGGGAGTGGAGGTCTTCGCCGAGAACGGCTCGGTGAAGCTGGACAAGGCGGTCGTCTGGCACCTCGACTCCGCCCACGGCTGA
- a CDS encoding putative quinol monooxygenase yields the protein MNKTLLAEFTAREGSRDEVARLILEYAEKVREEDGNLAFDVYTKASRPRAFWIFEVYRDEDAFQAHLKAPYGGPFNAALAPLIEEDASVLTFLDRVT from the coding sequence GTGAACAAGACCCTGCTCGCCGAGTTCACCGCCCGCGAGGGCTCACGGGACGAGGTCGCCCGCCTGATCCTGGAGTACGCCGAGAAGGTGCGCGAGGAGGACGGCAACCTCGCCTTCGACGTCTACACCAAGGCGTCCCGCCCCCGCGCCTTCTGGATCTTCGAGGTGTACCGGGACGAGGACGCCTTCCAGGCCCACCTGAAGGCCCCGTACGGCGGCCCGTTCAACGCCGCCCTCGCCCCACTGATCGAGGAGGACGCGTCGGTGCTGACCTTCCTCGATCGGGTGACCTGA
- a CDS encoding protein kinase produces MPGYTESLELGSGASGRVVLAVHQETGVPVAMKYLSESLRTRPGFVRDFRAEARLLGGLESPYVAGLYEYVESPDGAAIVMELVDGVSLRALLTSQGPLVPEAALVVLKGSLLGLADAHRVGVVHRDYKPENVLVAPDGASKLVDFGIAADVGTSAGAAGTPSYMAPEQWTGAPASPAADVYAATATFFECLTGHKPYAGDNLAELALRHLDAPVPAEQAPEAVRELVRRGLAKDPRERPAHAEAFVTELETAAGAAYGPDWEERGRGRLAALVALLPLLLPSARSAPHTTTDTARTVLSREPGHGWARSWRPGRPGMLVSGAAVLLGVLLTHGLQHTPGAAPQQAAQALATTAAQPGGAPPGPTAATPTTESSPPPPTPTGSSGPSASDPGTAGTGAPPASVTTPPAPETTTPGGTTPQATPTTVPPARRPLPPSRTSRCRASRRRVPRPPRRRSTSPRTAPGRSPSPSRGSRAPSADSSAPRTVRSRRGSAAAPPGTRSPSTRPSGATAATGRCGPRPLRTPPTAALLSSC; encoded by the coding sequence GTGCCCGGATACACCGAGTCACTGGAGCTCGGCTCAGGGGCGAGCGGGCGGGTGGTCCTTGCCGTGCACCAGGAGACCGGCGTTCCGGTCGCGATGAAGTACCTCAGCGAGTCGCTGCGCACCCGCCCCGGCTTCGTACGCGACTTCAGGGCGGAGGCGCGGCTGCTCGGCGGCCTGGAGAGCCCGTACGTCGCCGGGTTGTACGAGTACGTCGAGAGCCCGGACGGCGCCGCCATCGTGATGGAGCTGGTGGACGGTGTCTCGCTGCGGGCCCTGCTGACCAGCCAGGGACCGCTCGTTCCCGAGGCCGCCCTCGTGGTCCTCAAGGGCTCGTTGCTCGGGCTGGCCGACGCGCACCGCGTCGGCGTCGTCCACCGCGACTACAAGCCGGAGAACGTCCTGGTCGCACCGGACGGAGCCTCCAAGCTCGTCGACTTCGGGATCGCGGCGGACGTCGGCACCAGCGCCGGAGCGGCGGGAACCCCCTCCTACATGGCTCCGGAGCAGTGGACCGGCGCGCCCGCCTCCCCCGCCGCCGACGTGTACGCGGCCACGGCCACGTTCTTCGAGTGCCTGACGGGCCACAAGCCGTACGCGGGTGACAATCTCGCCGAGCTCGCGCTGCGGCACCTCGACGCGCCCGTCCCCGCGGAGCAGGCCCCCGAGGCGGTGCGGGAGCTGGTGCGGCGCGGTCTGGCCAAGGACCCGCGGGAACGGCCCGCACACGCCGAGGCGTTCGTCACGGAACTGGAGACGGCGGCCGGCGCCGCCTACGGGCCCGACTGGGAGGAACGAGGCCGCGGCCGGCTCGCCGCGCTGGTCGCCCTGCTGCCGCTGCTGCTGCCCTCCGCCCGCAGCGCCCCGCACACCACCACGGACACCGCACGCACCGTGCTGAGCCGGGAACCGGGCCACGGCTGGGCGCGGTCGTGGCGGCCCGGCCGGCCGGGGATGCTGGTGTCCGGTGCGGCCGTGCTCCTGGGCGTCCTGCTGACCCACGGTCTCCAGCACACGCCCGGAGCGGCTCCGCAGCAGGCGGCGCAAGCCCTGGCCACCACCGCTGCCCAGCCCGGTGGGGCGCCTCCAGGGCCCACCGCTGCGACCCCGACGACCGAATCCTCCCCGCCGCCCCCGACGCCCACCGGGTCGTCCGGCCCGTCGGCCTCGGACCCGGGGACCGCCGGCACCGGCGCGCCCCCGGCCTCCGTCACCACGCCTCCGGCCCCGGAGACCACGACGCCCGGCGGGACGACCCCCCAGGCGACGCCGACGACCGTTCCCCCGGCTCGCCGGCCGCTCCCGCCGTCAAGGACGTCGCGGTGTCGGGCTTCTCGCAGACGGGTCCCACGACCGCCACGGCGACGATCGACATCACCACGGACGGCACCGGGCCGCTCTCCCTCACCGTCTCGTGGTTCACGGGCCCCATCGGCGGACAGCTCGGCACCCCGGACGGTGCGGTCCAGACGTGGGAGCGCAGCGGCGCCACCCGGTACACGCTCACCGTCGACCAGACCTTCCGGAGCAACGGCTGCTACTGGGCGGTGCGGGCCACGACCACTCCGGACTCCGCCGACGGCGGCGCTTCTCAGCAGCTGCTGA